From the Streptomyces sp. Tu 2975 genome, one window contains:
- a CDS encoding alpha-galactosidase, protein MIEEVDKGRTWVLSGPTSSYALHLTDADEVVHLHWGGRIPAAAAEALAAAGPPPYRPFESPLDGREEYPVEGGPRFVRPALSVRTGSVRGTEWAFAGWTAEDDELRLRFRDDLVGLGLTLHYRMRDDSDVIERWVTVAHEGTGQDIELLRADAAAWTLPLREAWRLSQLHGRWAAESRLARDPLPYGETTIGSRRGHTGHQHLPWVALDAEGATEEHGEVYGCALGWSGSWRMSVQRLPDGAVQITGGAGHDDSGLLRLAPGGTYTSPVFAGLRSDGGFGGASRAWHAWQLAHVIPDAGQVRPVLYNSWEATGFDISHQQQAALARRAAAMGVELFVVDDGWFGRRTGDRSGLGDWTPNPDRFPDGLGPLAAEVHALGMQFGLWVEPEMVNEDSDLYRAHPDWVQHHPGRTRAEFRNQLVLNLAREDVRAYLWEQLDTLLSGTPVDYVKWDFNRCFTDAGWPGEPYPQKLWTEHVEGFYGLLDRLRAAHPTVAFESCSGGGGRIDLGVLARTDQVWTSDNTDPLDRLAVQHGFSQLHPARVMAAWVTDSPNVQLNGRRSSLRFRFVSAMAGVLGVGGDLSAWSGTELAEARDWIRLYKEIRPLVQHGELYRLRAPEGGLSAVQYVRDDETVVLALLQAQRYGERPPALRLRGVEATGAYVCADTGAVHQGGVLLHHGIHTGLEGDFDATVIRLRRM, encoded by the coding sequence ATGATCGAGGAAGTCGACAAAGGGCGCACCTGGGTACTTTCCGGCCCCACGAGCAGTTACGCCCTCCACCTCACCGACGCGGACGAGGTGGTGCACCTCCACTGGGGCGGGCGCATCCCGGCCGCCGCCGCGGAGGCCCTCGCGGCCGCGGGCCCGCCGCCGTACCGGCCCTTCGAGTCCCCGCTCGACGGCCGCGAGGAGTACCCCGTCGAAGGCGGCCCGCGCTTCGTGCGCCCGGCCCTGTCGGTCAGGACCGGGAGCGTCCGCGGCACGGAATGGGCCTTCGCCGGCTGGACCGCCGAGGACGACGAGCTGAGGCTGCGCTTCCGCGACGACCTGGTGGGCCTGGGCCTGACCCTCCACTACCGCATGCGCGACGACAGCGACGTGATCGAGCGCTGGGTCACCGTCGCCCACGAGGGCACCGGCCAGGACATCGAACTGCTCCGGGCCGATGCCGCCGCCTGGACGCTGCCGCTGCGGGAGGCATGGCGGCTCTCCCAGCTGCACGGCCGCTGGGCCGCCGAGTCCCGCCTCGCGCGCGACCCGCTCCCGTACGGGGAGACGACGATCGGCAGCCGGCGCGGTCACACCGGTCACCAGCACCTGCCCTGGGTGGCCCTGGACGCGGAAGGTGCCACCGAGGAGCACGGCGAGGTGTACGGCTGCGCCCTCGGCTGGTCCGGATCGTGGCGGATGTCCGTGCAGCGGCTGCCGGACGGGGCCGTGCAGATCACCGGAGGGGCGGGGCACGACGACTCGGGGCTCCTGCGGCTCGCCCCGGGCGGGACGTACACCTCGCCCGTCTTCGCCGGACTCCGGAGCGACGGTGGTTTCGGCGGGGCGAGCAGGGCGTGGCACGCGTGGCAGCTGGCCCATGTCATTCCCGACGCCGGCCAGGTGCGGCCGGTGCTCTACAACTCGTGGGAGGCCACCGGCTTCGACATCTCGCACCAGCAGCAGGCGGCGCTCGCCCGGCGGGCCGCCGCGATGGGCGTGGAGCTGTTCGTCGTGGACGACGGATGGTTCGGGCGGCGCACCGGAGACCGGTCCGGACTCGGCGACTGGACACCGAACCCGGACCGCTTCCCCGACGGACTGGGGCCGCTGGCCGCCGAAGTGCACGCGCTCGGTATGCAGTTCGGCCTCTGGGTGGAGCCGGAGATGGTCAACGAGGACAGTGACCTCTACCGGGCGCATCCCGACTGGGTCCAGCACCATCCGGGGCGGACGCGGGCGGAGTTCCGTAACCAACTGGTGCTCAACCTCGCGCGCGAGGACGTGCGGGCGTACCTGTGGGAGCAGCTCGACACACTGCTCTCCGGCACGCCCGTCGACTATGTGAAGTGGGACTTCAACCGCTGCTTCACCGACGCGGGCTGGCCGGGGGAGCCGTACCCGCAGAAGCTGTGGACCGAGCACGTCGAAGGCTTCTACGGTCTGCTGGACCGGCTGCGGGCGGCGCATCCCACGGTCGCCTTCGAGTCCTGCTCCGGCGGGGGCGGCAGGATCGATCTGGGCGTCCTCGCCCGCACCGACCAGGTGTGGACATCGGACAATACGGACCCATTGGACCGGCTCGCCGTCCAGCACGGCTTCAGCCAACTCCATCCGGCCCGGGTCATGGCGGCCTGGGTCACCGACAGTCCCAACGTCCAGCTCAACGGTCGCCGCAGCAGTCTGCGCTTCCGGTTCGTGAGCGCCATGGCCGGGGTGCTGGGCGTCGGGGGAGACCTCTCGGCCTGGAGCGGGACGGAGCTGGCGGAGGCGCGCGACTGGATCCGCCTCTACAAGGAAATCAGGCCGCTGGTCCAGCACGGCGAGCTGTACCGGCTGCGGGCCCCGGAGGGTGGTCTCAGCGCCGTGCAGTACGTACGGGACGACGAGACGGTGGTGCTCGCGCTGCTCCAGGCCCAGCGCTACGGCGAGCGGCCGCCGGCGCTCCGACTGCGCGGTGTCGAGGCGACGGGGGCCTACGTGTGTGCCGACACCGGAGCGGTCCACCAGGGCGGGGTGCTGCTTCACCACGGAATTCACACGGGACTCGAGGGCGATTTCGACGCCACGGTGATCCGGCTCCGGCGGATGTGA
- a CDS encoding helix-turn-helix domain-containing protein, which translates to MTTSAEPTDEGLPDMAPRLRELRRRRGLTLEVAAQRAGLSPAHLSRLETGQRQPSLPMLLALARIYGTTVAELLGEQPAARDPVIRGRDREPVAAAGWDYHQAGNPGRAMQALRVFVPHGVQGDLVRVHPGEEWLHVVSGRLRLGLGDTVHELAAGDSAHFDSLTPHRIAAAAPEGAEILFVHTLLQSPELHPVPDR; encoded by the coding sequence ATGACCACCTCTGCCGAGCCGACGGACGAGGGGCTGCCCGACATGGCGCCCCGGCTGCGCGAACTGCGCCGCCGCCGTGGACTCACCCTCGAGGTCGCCGCCCAGCGGGCGGGCCTCTCGCCCGCACATCTCTCGCGGCTCGAGACGGGACAGCGGCAGCCCTCGCTGCCGATGCTTCTCGCGCTCGCCCGCATCTACGGTACGACGGTCGCCGAACTGCTCGGTGAACAGCCCGCCGCACGCGATCCGGTCATCCGTGGCCGCGACCGCGAGCCCGTGGCGGCGGCCGGCTGGGACTACCACCAGGCCGGCAATCCGGGTCGGGCCATGCAGGCCCTGCGTGTGTTCGTGCCGCACGGCGTGCAGGGCGACCTCGTACGGGTCCACCCCGGCGAGGAGTGGCTCCACGTCGTGAGCGGGCGGCTGCGGCTCGGCCTCGGGGACACCGTCCATGAGTTGGCCGCCGGCGACAGTGCGCACTTCGACTCGCTCACCCCGCACCGCATCGCGGCGGCCGCCCCAGAGGGGGCGGAAATACTGTTCGTGCACACCCTGCTGCAGTCCCCCGAACTGCACCCCGTCCCTGACCGGTGA
- a CDS encoding LysM peptidoglycan-binding domain-containing M23 family metallopeptidase → MPAKGKHRRPKTNPITRGFVVAGTGGAAIALPLFGATTANAAPAAAPAVAEKAPAAAPAAAPAAKKAPKTYSVVAGDHLSKIAAEQDVRGGWKQLFNDNRRVIGADPSLIHPGLELTIGAKNKAKNDPEPRSESQTRPSRDDSRSAAPEAEAPQPEAPAEETPATPSGSGFSAPVDAGVTTAYRASGAMWSSGYHTGVDFAASSGSSVKAVGAGTVVSAGWAGAYGNEVVIQHTDGTYSQYAHLSSLAVSGGQSVTGGQQIGLSGSTGNSSGPHLHFEVRTGPSYGSDIDPLAYLREHGVSL, encoded by the coding sequence ATGCCCGCCAAGGGTAAGCACCGCCGTCCCAAGACCAACCCGATCACTCGCGGCTTCGTCGTCGCCGGTACGGGTGGCGCCGCCATCGCGCTCCCGCTGTTCGGCGCCACCACGGCCAACGCCGCCCCGGCGGCTGCCCCGGCCGTAGCGGAGAAGGCCCCGGCCGCCGCGCCCGCGGCCGCACCGGCCGCCAAGAAGGCCCCGAAGACGTACAGCGTCGTCGCCGGGGACCACCTGTCGAAGATCGCCGCCGAGCAGGACGTCCGCGGAGGCTGGAAGCAGCTCTTCAACGACAACCGCCGTGTCATCGGTGCCGACCCGTCGCTGATCCACCCGGGTCTGGAGTTGACGATCGGCGCGAAGAACAAGGCGAAGAACGACCCGGAGCCCCGCTCCGAGTCGCAGACCCGCCCGTCGCGTGACGACTCGCGGTCCGCCGCGCCGGAGGCCGAGGCTCCGCAGCCCGAGGCTCCCGCCGAGGAGACGCCGGCCACGCCGTCCGGTTCCGGCTTCAGCGCCCCTGTCGACGCGGGCGTCACCACCGCGTACCGGGCCTCCGGCGCCATGTGGTCCAGCGGGTACCACACCGGTGTCGACTTCGCCGCCTCCTCCGGCAGCTCCGTCAAGGCCGTCGGTGCGGGCACCGTCGTCTCGGCCGGCTGGGCCGGTGCGTACGGCAACGAGGTCGTCATCCAGCACACGGACGGCACCTACTCCCAGTACGCCCACCTCTCCTCGCTCGCCGTCTCCGGCGGCCAGTCGGTGACCGGTGGTCAGCAGATCGGGCTGTCCGGTTCCACCGGCAACTCCTCCGGTCCGCACCTGCACTTCGAGGTCCGCACCGGCCCCTCCTACGGTTCGGACATCGACCCGCTGGCCTACCTGCGCGAGCACGGCGTCTCCCTCTGA
- a CDS encoding SGNH/GDSL hydrolase family protein encodes MADDSRTENSGAFGSYAAIGDSFTEGVGDPGPDGRFVGWADRFAVLLADRMPEHSFRYANLAVRGRLLDQIVEEQVPRARELAPDLVTFCAGGNDIIRPGSDPDDVAERFERAVADLAGSVGTVMVTTGFDTRDVPVLRHLRGKIATYTAHVRAIADRYDCPVLDLWSLKSVQDRRAWDADRFHLSPEGHTRVALRAAQVLGIEVPADPDQPWPPLPPRGTLEGRRDDIQWAREYLVPWIGRRLRGESSGDHVLAKRPDLLPL; translated from the coding sequence GTGGCAGACGATTCGAGAACAGAGAACAGTGGCGCATTCGGGTCGTACGCGGCGATCGGTGACAGCTTCACCGAGGGAGTGGGGGACCCGGGACCCGACGGGAGATTCGTCGGATGGGCCGACCGGTTCGCCGTCCTGCTCGCCGACCGGATGCCGGAGCACTCCTTCCGGTACGCCAACCTCGCCGTACGCGGCCGCCTCCTCGACCAGATCGTCGAGGAGCAGGTGCCGAGGGCGCGCGAGCTCGCGCCGGACCTGGTGACCTTCTGTGCCGGCGGCAACGACATCATCCGGCCCGGCTCCGACCCCGACGACGTCGCGGAACGCTTCGAACGGGCGGTGGCAGACCTCGCCGGCTCCGTCGGCACCGTCATGGTGACCACCGGCTTCGACACCCGGGACGTGCCGGTCCTGCGGCATCTCCGCGGCAAGATCGCCACGTACACGGCCCACGTACGGGCCATCGCCGACCGCTACGACTGCCCCGTGCTGGACCTGTGGTCGCTCAAGTCCGTCCAGGACCGGCGTGCTTGGGACGCCGACCGGTTCCACCTGTCACCCGAGGGGCACACCAGGGTCGCGCTGCGCGCCGCGCAGGTCCTCGGGATCGAGGTGCCCGCCGACCCCGACCAGCCGTGGCCGCCGCTGCCCCCGCGAGGGACGCTCGAGGGGCGCCGGGACGACATCCAGTGGGCGCGCGAGTATCTCGTGCCCTGGATCGGGCGGCGGCTCCGCGGCGAGAGCTCCGGCGATCATGTGTTGGCCAAGCGCCCCGACCTGCTGCCGCTCTGA
- a CDS encoding STM4014 family protein — translation MTASARRLTGPALAVVGNPANRRVALFQDALCEAGAPAARVVPWLDVLRGRAEFRPGELVRIDSPGEDREVERALRGVDDPTRVEGSALWYERFTAAVRDIAVRAEAGGARLLDDPAQLAVLFDKRLCHAALLAAGVAVPRSPTSGAAAPPVRGWDDVRSLLAATGMRRVFVKPAHGSSASGVMALETAGGGRVQATTSVERDAEGRLFNSLRVRRYASERRVAALVDALAPDGLHIERWLPKASQRGRVADLRVVVVAGRATHAVVRTSLSPMTNLHLGGLRGDLAEARAATEAAGGSWAGTLAVCERAAACFPGVSRVGVDLLPSTGWRRFAVGEVNAFGDLLPGLTGMPGSGAEGQDTYAAQVATVLRGTRNHRSATS, via the coding sequence GTGACCGCCTCCGCCCGCCGCCTGACCGGTCCTGCGCTCGCGGTCGTGGGCAATCCGGCCAACCGCCGTGTCGCCCTCTTCCAGGACGCGCTGTGTGAGGCCGGAGCGCCCGCCGCGCGGGTGGTGCCCTGGCTCGACGTACTGCGTGGCCGGGCCGAGTTCCGTCCGGGCGAGCTGGTGCGGATCGACTCCCCGGGCGAGGACCGCGAGGTGGAGCGGGCACTGCGCGGCGTGGACGATCCGACCCGCGTGGAGGGCTCGGCGCTGTGGTACGAGCGTTTCACGGCGGCGGTACGGGACATCGCGGTCCGGGCGGAGGCGGGCGGGGCACGGCTGCTCGACGATCCGGCGCAGCTCGCCGTGCTGTTCGACAAGCGGCTGTGCCATGCGGCGCTGCTCGCGGCGGGCGTGGCGGTGCCCCGGTCGCCGACCTCGGGAGCTGCCGCGCCCCCGGTGCGCGGCTGGGACGATGTGCGCTCGCTGCTGGCGGCCACCGGCATGCGGCGGGTGTTCGTCAAACCGGCGCACGGCTCGTCCGCGTCCGGGGTGATGGCCCTGGAGACGGCGGGCGGGGGACGGGTGCAGGCCACCACGTCGGTCGAGCGGGACGCGGAGGGACGGCTGTTCAACTCCCTGCGGGTGCGGCGCTACGCCTCCGAACGCCGAGTCGCCGCACTGGTCGACGCGCTCGCCCCGGACGGCCTGCACATCGAGCGCTGGCTGCCGAAGGCCTCGCAGCGCGGCCGGGTCGCCGATCTGCGGGTGGTGGTGGTCGCCGGCCGTGCCACCCACGCGGTGGTGCGGACCAGCCTCTCCCCCATGACCAATCTCCATCTGGGCGGCCTGCGCGGCGATCTCGCCGAGGCCCGTGCCGCGACGGAGGCGGCGGGCGGCAGTTGGGCCGGGACGCTGGCGGTGTGTGAGCGGGCCGCTGCCTGCTTTCCCGGCGTCTCCCGTGTCGGGGTCGATCTGCTGCCGTCGACCGGCTGGCGGCGTTTCGCCGTCGGGGAGGTCAACGCCTTCGGGGATCTGCTGCCGGGGCTCACCGGGATGCCAGGAAGCGGCGCTGAGGGCCAGGACACCTATGCGGCGCAGGTCGCCACCGTACTACGCGGGACGAGGAACCACCGAAGTGCAACATCCTGA
- a CDS encoding tyrosine-protein phosphatase produces MTQQLPQVPSTEPELTGVRNFRDVGGLPTTDGRLVRPGRLFRSGHLAHATAADAAFLSTLGLHTIFDFRNAADQKLEGPDIDLPGVRNVNLPLSDPADGAEFWTMVRDGNLDQLKSILADGKGAGRMIASYRMIIKERTAEHSRVLHALAEDSVPALMHCAAGKDRAGLSIAVSLLAVGVERDAIEADYLKSNDPHRRYKVRRSGNGPDAMSPEVMELLGPLFDARAEYLAAAFEAIEENWGTTERYLTDGLRLSPATRERLRERLLDQG; encoded by the coding sequence GTGACGCAGCAGCTGCCGCAGGTCCCCTCTACAGAGCCCGAGCTGACCGGGGTCCGTAACTTCCGGGACGTGGGCGGCCTGCCGACGACGGACGGGCGGCTGGTGCGACCCGGTCGGCTCTTCCGCAGCGGCCACCTGGCACACGCGACGGCGGCCGACGCCGCCTTCCTGTCGACCCTGGGCCTGCACACGATCTTCGACTTCCGCAACGCCGCGGACCAGAAGCTCGAGGGGCCGGACATCGACCTGCCCGGGGTGCGCAACGTGAACCTGCCGCTGAGCGACCCCGCGGACGGCGCGGAGTTCTGGACGATGGTCCGGGACGGGAATCTGGACCAGCTGAAGTCGATCCTCGCGGACGGCAAGGGCGCCGGACGGATGATCGCCTCGTACCGGATGATCATCAAGGAGCGGACGGCGGAGCACAGCCGGGTGCTGCACGCCCTGGCCGAGGACAGCGTGCCCGCCCTGATGCACTGCGCCGCGGGCAAGGACCGCGCCGGCCTGTCGATAGCGGTGTCGCTGCTCGCCGTCGGCGTGGAGCGTGACGCCATCGAGGCGGACTATCTCAAGTCCAACGATCCGCACCGCCGTTACAAGGTCCGGCGCAGCGGCAACGGTCCTGACGCGATGTCACCCGAGGTGATGGAGCTGCTCGGCCCGCTCTTCGACGCCCGTGCCGAGTACCTGGCCGCGGCCTTCGAGGCGATCGAGGAGAACTGGGGCACGACGGAGCGCTACCTCACCGACGGCCTGCGGCTGTCCCCGGCGACGCGTGAACGTCTGCGGGAACGGCTGCTCGACCAGGGCTGA
- a CDS encoding DUF6126 family protein — MSYDPLDKRTTGGESPREERFPRGLVIRLFAYLIAGHVIAGFLYLLFLVGGQNQ; from the coding sequence ATGTCGTACGACCCTTTGGACAAGCGCACCACCGGCGGCGAGAGCCCGCGTGAGGAGCGGTTCCCACGCGGACTGGTGATCCGGCTCTTCGCCTACCTCATCGCCGGCCACGTCATCGCCGGGTTCCTCTACCTGCTGTTCCTGGTGGGCGGCCAGAACCAGTGA
- a CDS encoding STM4013/SEN3800 family hydrolase: MNEVVGRDDLLLVTLDTLRFDVAAELAAAGRLPNLARHLPGGVWEKRHAPGSFTYASHQAMFAGFLPTPAEQGPHPRLFAARFAGSETTAGHTYVFDTPDLVSALAGAGYRTVCIGGVGFFNKQGPLGSVLPGMFQESHWEPSFSVASPTSFEAQVERAEQVVASLPRERRLFLFVNVPSLHQPNWFHRPGATRDDGDSRETHAAALEYVDRHIGRLFAAASSRRRCFAIVCSDHGTAYGDGGFTGHRLGHEAVWTVPYAHFFLEASA; the protein is encoded by the coding sequence ATGAACGAGGTCGTGGGCCGGGACGACCTGCTGCTCGTCACGCTCGACACCCTGCGTTTCGACGTCGCCGCCGAACTGGCCGCGGCGGGCCGGCTCCCCAACCTGGCCCGTCATCTCCCCGGCGGTGTCTGGGAGAAGCGGCACGCGCCGGGCAGCTTCACGTACGCCTCCCATCAGGCCATGTTCGCCGGGTTCCTTCCCACGCCGGCCGAACAGGGGCCTCATCCGCGGTTGTTCGCCGCCCGTTTCGCCGGCAGTGAGACGACCGCCGGACACACGTACGTCTTCGACACCCCCGACCTCGTCTCCGCCCTCGCCGGGGCCGGCTACCGCACGGTGTGCATCGGCGGTGTCGGGTTCTTCAACAAGCAGGGCCCGCTGGGCTCCGTGCTGCCGGGCATGTTCCAGGAGAGCCACTGGGAGCCCTCGTTCTCGGTCGCTTCTCCCACGTCCTTCGAGGCGCAGGTGGAGCGGGCCGAGCAGGTGGTGGCCTCCCTGCCGCGCGAGCGCAGGCTGTTCCTGTTCGTCAACGTGCCCTCCCTGCACCAGCCCAACTGGTTCCATCGGCCGGGAGCGACCCGGGACGACGGTGACTCCCGGGAGACGCACGCCGCGGCGCTCGAGTACGTCGACCGCCACATCGGGCGGCTGTTCGCCGCCGCGAGCAGCCGCCGCCGGTGCTTCGCGATCGTCTGCTCCGACCACGGGACCGCGTACGGTGACGGCGGTTTCACCGGTCACCGCCTCGGCCACGAGGCCGTCTGGACCGTCCCCTACGCCCACTTCTTCCTCGAGGCCTCCGCATGA
- a CDS encoding STM4015 family protein — MTISNHLQEWYGLPAFDFPDSEAQATSGTALPAPEDVAWRISVDSYESEEEWEEAFARFAATVDTARVRALIVGSWSDAYDSGPGEVISALLGAKEKLPRLRGLFVGDITFEECEISWINQGEVTRLLDGFPQLEHFGVRGGQDLVFPAVKHERLETLVVESGGLDVAVVRGIAASDLPALENLDLWLGTSWYGANADVSDLEPFLSGTRLPRLRYLALRNSEIQDEIAVALAGAPVVARLEMLDLSMGTLGDDGAEALLNGQPLTHLKKLDLHHHFMSGAMVQRLSDALVPAGVELDVSGSEGNGSGDREGRYTAVAE, encoded by the coding sequence ATGACCATCTCGAACCATCTGCAGGAGTGGTACGGCCTGCCCGCGTTCGACTTCCCCGACTCCGAGGCACAGGCCACGTCCGGGACCGCGCTGCCGGCGCCGGAGGATGTCGCCTGGCGGATCTCCGTCGACTCCTACGAGAGCGAGGAGGAGTGGGAGGAGGCGTTCGCCCGCTTCGCGGCGACGGTGGACACCGCCAGGGTGCGCGCGCTGATCGTCGGCTCGTGGAGCGACGCGTACGACTCCGGTCCCGGGGAGGTCATCTCGGCACTGCTCGGCGCGAAGGAGAAACTGCCGCGGCTGCGCGGGCTGTTCGTCGGCGACATCACGTTCGAGGAGTGCGAGATCTCCTGGATCAACCAGGGCGAGGTGACCCGGCTCCTCGACGGCTTCCCGCAGCTCGAGCACTTCGGTGTGCGCGGCGGCCAGGATCTGGTGTTCCCTGCGGTGAAGCACGAGCGGCTGGAGACCCTGGTCGTGGAGAGCGGCGGTCTGGACGTGGCCGTCGTCCGCGGTATCGCGGCGAGCGACCTGCCGGCGCTGGAGAATCTCGACCTCTGGCTCGGCACGTCGTGGTACGGCGCGAACGCGGACGTGTCGGACCTGGAGCCGTTCCTGTCGGGGACCAGACTGCCGAGGCTGCGGTATCTGGCGCTGCGCAACAGCGAGATACAGGACGAGATCGCGGTGGCACTCGCCGGCGCTCCGGTCGTGGCCCGCCTGGAGATGCTGGACCTGTCGATGGGCACGCTGGGCGACGACGGCGCCGAGGCGCTGCTGAACGGCCAGCCGCTGACGCACCTCAAGAAGCTCGATCTGCATCACCACTTCATGAGCGGGGCCATGGTGCAGCGCCTGTCCGACGCCCTGGTGCCGGCCGGGGTGGAGCTCGACGTCTCCGGGTCGGAGGGCAACGGCTCCGGCGACAGGGAAGGCCGATACACGGCCGTCGCCGAGTGA
- a CDS encoding STM4012 family radical SAM protein, producing MSTPVPTPAPTPATAALAGPGAPRPYQSYVYAYPHKTAYRPLADRPALRELWAREQKDALSLYLHIPFCEVRCGFCNLFTRIGAPDELTGRYLDALDRQAVAVREALGEAGPVRFAAAAFGGGTPTFLTAAELERLCDIAEKRMGADLSAVPLSVETSPATATADRLAVLAGRGTTRVSIGVQSFVDAEARAAVRPQRRAEVEAALGRIREARIPVLNIDLIYGIDGQTEQTWLSSLDAALDWEPEELYLYPLYVRPLTGLGRLGAAGDAAWDEQRLRLYRAGRDHLLARGYEQVSMRMFRRAGAPASASDDHACQTDGMIGLGCGARSYTSSLHYSFDYAVDMGQIRRIIDDFTTTEDFSRAEVGRRVDEDEARRRHLLQSLLQAEGMDVAGYRERFGAVPAGHFAAELERFAARGWLDPAAAPGRLRLSPEGLAHSDALGPELFSPAVRAAMASYELK from the coding sequence ATGAGCACCCCCGTGCCGACCCCCGCGCCGACCCCCGCGACAGCAGCCCTCGCCGGCCCCGGCGCTCCGCGCCCCTACCAGAGCTACGTCTACGCCTATCCGCACAAGACGGCCTACCGGCCCCTCGCGGACCGGCCGGCGCTGCGCGAACTGTGGGCACGGGAACAAAAGGACGCACTCTCGCTGTACCTGCACATCCCGTTCTGCGAGGTCCGGTGCGGCTTCTGCAACCTGTTCACCCGGATCGGCGCCCCTGACGAGCTGACCGGGCGTTACCTGGACGCCCTCGACCGCCAGGCGGTCGCCGTGCGCGAGGCCCTCGGGGAGGCCGGCCCGGTGCGGTTCGCGGCGGCCGCGTTCGGCGGCGGCACGCCGACGTTCCTGACAGCCGCTGAGCTGGAGCGGCTCTGCGACATCGCGGAGAAGCGGATGGGCGCCGACCTGAGCGCGGTGCCGCTGTCGGTGGAGACGTCGCCCGCCACGGCGACCGCGGACCGGCTGGCCGTGCTCGCCGGGCGCGGCACGACCAGGGTCAGCATCGGCGTGCAGAGTTTCGTCGACGCGGAGGCGAGGGCCGCGGTGAGACCGCAGCGCCGTGCCGAGGTGGAGGCCGCGCTCGGCCGGATACGGGAGGCACGGATCCCCGTCCTCAACATCGACCTGATCTACGGCATCGACGGTCAGACCGAACAGACGTGGCTCTCGTCGCTCGACGCCGCCCTCGACTGGGAGCCGGAGGAGCTGTATCTCTACCCGCTGTACGTGCGCCCGCTGACCGGTCTGGGCCGGCTGGGTGCGGCGGGTGACGCCGCCTGGGACGAGCAGCGGCTGCGTCTGTACCGCGCGGGCCGCGACCATCTCCTCGCCCGCGGGTACGAGCAGGTGTCCATGCGTATGTTCCGCCGCGCGGGCGCGCCCGCGTCGGCCTCCGACGACCATGCCTGCCAGACGGACGGCATGATCGGGCTGGGCTGCGGCGCCCGCTCCTACACCTCGAGCCTCCACTACTCCTTCGACTACGCCGTCGACATGGGCCAGATACGCCGCATCATCGACGACTTCACGACGACGGAGGACTTCTCCCGGGCGGAGGTGGGGCGGCGGGTCGACGAGGACGAGGCACGCCGCCGGCACCTTCTCCAGTCGCTGCTCCAGGCCGAGGGGATGGACGTGGCCGGCTACCGCGAGCGGTTCGGCGCGGTTCCCGCCGGCCATTTCGCCGCGGAGCTGGAGCGGTTCGCCGCGCGCGGCTGGCTCGACCCGGCCGCCGCGCCCGGGCGGCTGAGGCTGTCGCCCGAAGGGCTCGCCCATTCGGACGCCCTGGGCCCCGAGCTGTTCTCGCCCGCGGTCCGGGCGGCCATGGCCTCGTACGAGCTGAAGTGA